A stretch of the Nematostella vectensis chromosome 1, jaNemVect1.1, whole genome shotgun sequence genome encodes the following:
- the LOC5518243 gene encoding cadherin-23 isoform X2 translates to MFNPGAEEHKLLVSSRRALRLQLDNNDRSMLSRLAGLALASGFDWVSYPLNSDYIHASVIRDVCQTSVDLVFILDTSGSVGSYNFEKMKTFVKNVVDFFNIGPKGTHVAVITYSTWAQVEFNLKAHHSSKAALKNAVNAIYYRSGWTYTADALDLAGRNIFQVANGMRPDKGIPKIAVLLTDGYSNGNNPLGPANDLRAAGVNVFCVGIGNYYERELNDIATDPDKDHVFKLENFNDLNSWVDTLSAVSCDEGAMIRACDDTISTVEAGSFLYFRTEFASANDGISVEVKDISGVSHLYVSLSSKNPGPLDPQSYKNESSISPRSLRLNFPSRGSKLVFVAVQGQHSSNSFKLSMWDTLFAKDSYSASVKEELQATQNVITVSSSVSPNLRYSIMDGNDQGMFTIDSSTGSITTTGRKFDRESESRYRLTVLAQDAANRCHKGRTVVVIDVKDENDNAPEFPLNSYVFNIRENTPAAQVAIVTATDRDSGTNAAITYSLFSGENKFMMNSKTGEIRTVTPLDHETKDSYTMRISAFDGKHTTFVPLVINILDVNEPPRFQDDCTRRGDCSATVLESAPLNTRIVTLAATDPDGDSLLYSVRIRDSQEKIFTIDNSGRLTLNKMLDREAKSAYDLVVEASDGNIIAIAALKITVDDVNDNAPFFALSVYKTGVYEDVAVGSIVRQLTAVDLDVGINARLSYSLVSGDTSYFTVDSQGVIRTKGAFDRETKASYQVALRAQDGGSPSRSGQATVEIEILDVNDNRPVFSSAQYTASVDEDVAIGAAMVTVTASDKDNGNNADLRYSFTSGNTNHAFTLDAVTGVVTVSRSLDFEQRSSYALGLSVTDRGSPPLTDTSHLLINVNDINDNPPVFSPSAYQSRVKENTPAGTQVIQVSATDRDSSTNGALVFGIIKGNDDGVFTIDGSTGIISIAKSPDYENKTRYDLTVQARDRGVPVKYDTAQVTIFIEDVNDHSPVFSPSNYSKQIPESTVIGSTVVTVTATDLDSGPRGRLEYRLISGNVKGAFNIDANSGSIRVSSELDRETTPSYSLQVEARDGGSTSRSSSTRVTIALQDINDNSPIFQGPYVFRVSESSSPGHQIGQVAATDADDSSNGDVRYALSDNTDVFSINTSTGLITLKTQLDYEKKTQYMVTVTAKDGGTPSRSSLTVVKVMVDDVNDNPPQFAKSLYTCTVGENLAAGVAVCYVTATDADSGANGKISYSILSGNENMAFAMDRFTGEITTRVPLDRETIASYSLTINADDGSLVRFMAATTVNISIADENDNQPTFTGPSRFNISEDSPTGTRVGQLTATDRDIGPNGAVTYAIISGNQGNSFQLDPRSGILSVRSTLDRETIPSYTLVVKASDAGSPQQSITASIHVSVLDVNDNAPRFEKSLFSGEIREDASVHSTVLQVKVEDKDEGSNGAITLSLSGEGSDNFTIDSTGFVLSKTPLDYETTAAYQLTVTARDGGSPSKSATAQVKITIINVNDNVPSFVSPAQVTSIPEDVAINTHVVKLNATDSDGTPLTFDIVEGNAGSSFKIDQSSGLISVAKRLDRETTANYTLVVRATETGSQGESVYNNATIRVLDVNDNAPVFNPGSYAKSLHENLPIGQTVAKVTATDRDEGENAKVTYELSVGDTSKFEVNPATGLVTTKRPLDREDQASYSLRVTAMDHGKPSQSAVAAITLTINDLNDNSPQFSQSKYTLTVTENTANGSNILRVLASDPDAGANGRVTYSIISGNHGNAFRIDSTTGRITVVGVVDREALASYNLTISAKDSGVPPWVSTAFVAITVADENDNSPIFASNETSYGIDEGVSIGSRVAVVTATDRDEGSNAQVFYSIVRGDTSAFAINAMNGVLTVKKEINRETVPTYTLTIRASDRGSPMMTSDKELTVVVNDVNDNPPVFNSQSYIGSVRENSAQSTSVLTVAADDSDVGANAVLRYSIISGNDEKRFKINSTSGVIMTTTPLDFEEKSQYGLEVTATDSKYTAKTNVTIRVINLNDITPAFTQQNYTASVRENSPTSTSVVKVSASDRDSFGSLSYSIVGGKDSDKFSIDQRSGIISTADVLDRELVSLYAIQVRVTDAGNPPLSNLTWVTIKILDENDNSPKFDSSSYSSSILENSAPSSFSFKLAATDADEGTNARITYNLSRNDAFMIGASSGVITNVRKLDREQVSIYTLYVQAVDQGNPRLASEWVPVHIRVQDENDNAPRFVSSGNCNVSENAVVGAIIAELLAVDPDLGTGGVVSYRILTRQTEFTIDNTTGVITLAQPLDRENKSTYDLAIQARDHGTPPQASSITIRVTVIDINDHRPLINSSSLRGSVRENQPKETHVMRILASDADTGLNAELTFSLLSNEHKSVFTLDNTTGDISTKVPLDREQQAVYTLRIGVADKGNPSLSSVADVIIDVIDEDDNCPRFQPTEYNVTISESLPRGASIVQVTARDIDGDKDTSYAIKSMTPSGGFTIDSKTGVVMVASSGVDREIADVFKLVIRAGKEHCGATNDTGGGEGGRFLGVQQATYPDSLATVTIQVTDVNDNAPSFSRDSYEYDFNDVTTVNLLSVRATDLDAGVNGVVKFRLAEQTELGGNRVVKVEAYDQGSPSLSSQVSVIVQTSVSCEAMVFSITEDGAISAKTICSFDVPPRSGTVVAGNPWTLKCSAKGNTSPQYRWMRNGLYLNSFSNQSDYVIAKATREDAGVYACLATSEAGLIQSSAATLIVNVKPEITHHPEDSSVELGGTATLECRASGVPEPSYRWFKNNEVIPSVGGIQSDRPVLVLRDVIAQDESPYYCQASNDAGTAKSNIATLKVYGGESLVALEVSVSNSNRAKKCNIFDIQAFKAALVKAIEAKVTIANYTAERRCEANPCNSNPCMHGGVCELHSSVRYTCLCPQGWYGDNCQFNLNECKGDPCFNNGTCQDRNGTYQCTCRPGSTGKQCELTEGACAKSNCTADELCVLSESSLTGYECKNNDHVISMAHDRDIHGDQTKIYDFEREIQGMIQSAPDVNNASSVTGRFRRSARRNTNDYGACVVRIITPLQPGNVRFVLLCPIAVEPQSTRAWVCGLLFNAGKARACGQSESMATPVPATTLAPVEPTRVVIYLFARDDKGRNLPAEEAIDLFNNDDFDIAMKQQGVKFVAAKRVKPMAQTAPKETNTGLIAGLVVGIISLCLVAVAGAWYYTRKRKGSRHVQLKDRAQMNRSSCKKSSVERNVSVKDITRSEKRFINQAYTDSVYDDEAAFMVEVDLGKKRTSKPARKNGAAKIEHAPWYYGNMNTTEAEELLEVHALQPGTFILHDGIATDEYTLTVKAPEGGPPYRHLTIKLTDTGTVTAQFGTMISRMEFGDVDDVIRHFQVTPIEFGETFPDVVLAHGWNKTLV, encoded by the exons ATGTTCAATCCTGGGGCCGAGGAGcacaagcttctagtaagctcAC GTCGAGCGCTTCGTTTGCAGCTGGACAACAATGATCGTTCCATGCTCAGTCGACTGGCGGGTCTGGCTCTCGCGTCCGGATTTGATTGGGTCAGCTACCCGTTGAATAGCGACTACATCCACGCCAGTGTCATCAGGGACG TTTGCCAAACGTCTGTTGACCTCGTCTTCATCCTCGACACCTCGGGCAGTGTTGGCAGTTATAactttgaaaaaatgaaaacattcgTGAAGAATGTTGTAGATTTCTTCAATATCGGCCCCAAGGGAACACACGTGGCCGTCATCACGTACAGCACGTGGGCGCAGGTCGAGTTCAACTTGAAGGCACACCATAGTAGCAAGGCCGCCCTGAAAAACGCCGTCAACGCGATTTACTACCGCAGCGGGTGGACCTACACAGCAGACGCGCTCGACCTCGCCGGGAGAAATATCTTTCAG GTCGCTAACGGTATGCGGCCCGACAAAGGAATCCCGAAGATCGCTGTGCTCCTGACTGACGGTTACTCTAACGGCAATAACCCGTTGGGACCCGCGAATGACTTGCGCGCCGCCGGCGTCAACGTTTTCTGTGTCGGCATCGGGAATTACTACGAGCGCGAGTTGAACGACATCGCCACGGACCCTGACAAGGACCACGTGTTTAAGCTGGAAAATTTCAACGACTTGAACAGCTGGGTGGACACTCTGAGCGCGGTGTCTTGTGACG aGGGTGCGATGATTCGCGCATGTGACGATACAATCTCTACCGTGGAAGCCGGTTCTTTCCTCTATTTCAGGACCGAGTTCGCCTCAGCTAATGATGGCATCTCTGTGGAAGTCAAGGATATTAGTG GTGTCAGTCATCTCTACGTGTCTCTTTCAAGTAAAAATCCTGGTCCACTTGACCCCCAGTCATACAAAAACGAGAGCTCTATCTCTCCACGCTCACTAAGGCTGAATTTCCCCTCGCGAGGTTCCAAG TTGGTATTCGTTGCGGTGCAAGGACAGCACTCGAGCAACAGCTTCAAGCTTTCCATGTGGGACACTCTCTTCGCAAAAGACAGCTACAGTGCAAGCGTAAAAGAGGAACTGCAGGCAACGCAAAATGTCATAACAGTGTCATCCAGTGTGAGCCCCAA CCTGCGATATTCCATCATGGATGGAAACGACCAAGGCATGTTCACGATCGACTCTTCTACCGGCAGCATCACAACCACGGGAAGGAAGTTTGACCGAGAGTCCGAATCGCGCTACAGGCTAACCGTCTTAGCGCAAGATGCGGCAAATCGATGTCACAAGGGCCGAACAGTCGTGGTGATTGATGTGAAAGACGAGAACGATAACGCACCAGAATTCCCGCTAAATTCATACGTATTCAACATCCGGGAAAACACACCTGCGGCTCAAGTCGCAATAGTGACCGCAACCGACCGCGACAGTGGGACGAACGCGGCTATCACGTACTCTCTGTTCTCGGGTGAAAATAAATTCATGATGAATAGCAAAACTGGTGAGATTCGCACGGTGACTCCTTTGGACCACGAGACAAAGGACTCGTACACGATGAGGATTTCCGCTTTTGACGGGAAGCACACTACTTTTGTACCGCTGGTCATAAATATCCTTGATGTCAACGAGCCTCCGAGGTTCCAGGACGACTGCACAAGGCGGGGTGATTGCAGTGCTACAGTTCTCGAATCCGCCCCGCTCAACACGCGTATCGTCACTCTAGCAGCCACGGACCCCGACGGGGACTCCTTGTTGTACTCGGTTCGGATCCGCGACTCGCAGGAGAAAATATTCACGATTGATAACTCTGGTCGGTTAACCCTGAATAAAATGTTGGATCGTGAAGCCAAGTCAGCGTATGATCTGGTTGTTGAAGCAAGTGATGGCAATATAATCGCCATTGCCGCGCTAAAGATTACGGTCGATGATGTAAATGATAACGCCCCATTCTTTGCCCTGAGTGTGTACAAGACGGGAGTTTACGAAGATGTGGCTGTTGGAAGCATTGTGCGACAGTTAACGGCCGTAG ATTTGGATGTCGGCATAAATGCGCGCCTGTCATACAGTCTGGTCAGCGGAGACACAAGCTACTTCACCGTGGACTCCCAAGGTGTGATCCGCACAAAGGGAGCGTTTGATCGTGAGACGAAGGCGAGCTACCAAGTGGCCCTTCGGGCGCAGGACGGAGGGTCACCTTCTCGGTCAGGACAGGCCACCGTGGAGATAGAGATACTGGACGTGAACGATAACAGACCTGTCTTTTCCTCGGCGCAGTACACGGCCTCTGTAGACGAAGACGTCGCCATTGGTGCAGCTATGGTAACGGTTACGGCGTCTGACAAGGATAATG GAAATAACGCTGACCTGAGGTACAGCTTCACAAGCGGCAACACGAACCACGCCTTCACCCTTGACGCTGTCACGGGGGTGGTCACGGTGTCGAGGTCCCTCGACTTTGAACAAAG GTCTTCATACGCACTTGGGCTAAGTGTCACTGACCGTGGATCACCACCGCTGACCGATACAAGCCACCTGCTCATCAACGTTAATGACATCAACGATAACCCACCAGTCTTTAGCCCTTCGGCGTACCAGAGCAGAGTGAAGGAGAATACACCAGCAGGAACTCAAGTCATTCAG GTCTCCGCCACCGATCGGGACAGCTCAACAAATGGTGCGTTAGTCTTCGGAATTATCAAAGGCAATGATGACGGAGTGTTCACTATCGATGGAAGTACAG GAATAATCTCCATCGCCAAGTCTCCGGACTACGAGAACAAGACCCGATACGACCTGACAGTGCAAGCACGTGATCGGGGCGTGCCAGTTAAGTATGACACTGCGCAAGTCACGATTTTCATTGAAGACGTCAACGACCATTCTCCGGTATTCAGCCCATCTAACTACAGCAAGCAGATTCCAGAGAGCACTGTTATTGGCTCAACGGTTGTCACGGTAACCGCCACGGATTTGGACTCAGGCCCCCGCGGTCGACTAGAGTACAGGCTCATTTCGGGGAATGTGAAAGGAGCATTCAATATCGACGCCAACTCAG GTTCTATCCGTGTGTCGTCAGAACTAGATCGAGAGACCACGCCCTCCTACTCACTTCAGGTCGAGGCTCGGGATGGCGGGTCCACCTCTCGTTCCTCCAGTACCCGCGTCACCATCGCGTTACAGGACATCAACGATAACTCCCCCATATTCCAGGGGCCGTACGTGTTCAGAGTGTCCGAAAGTTCATCCCCCGGACATCAGATCGGACAGGTAGCAGCAACGGACGCTGACGACAGCTCAAACGGTGATGTCCGGTATGCTTTGTCCGATAACACGGACGTGTTTAGTATTAACACCAGTACCGGACTGATTACTCTCAAGACGCAACTAGACTACGAAAAGAAAACGCAATACATGGTTACCGTGACTGCGAAGGATGGTGGGACGCCTTCGCGTTCGTCGCTTACTGTTGTCAAGGTGATGGTGGATGACGTCAATGACAATCCGCCGCAGTTTGCAAAGAGTCTATACACGTGTACCGTGGGAGAAAATCTGGCAGCCGGGGTCGCTGTGTGTTATGTGACCGCGACAGACGCGGACTCTGGGGCGAATGGAAAGATTTCTTACTCAATCTTGAGTGGGAATGAAAACATGGCTTTTGCCATGGATCGG TTCACGGGTGAGATCACTACCCGAGTCCCCCTAGACCGCGAGACCATCGCTTCTTACAGTCTGACGATCAACGCAGATGATGGGTCCCTTGTCCGCTTCATGGCCGCCACGACAGTCAACATCAGCATTGCCGACGAGAACGACAATCAGCCGACATTCACAGGGCCTTCAAGGTTCAATATCTCGGAGGATTCGCCCACAGGGACACGCGTTGGACAGCTGACAGCGACCGACAGGGATATTGGCCCCAACGGCGCGGTTACGTATGCAATCATCTCCGGAAACCAAGGAAATAG CTTCCAGCTTGATCCTCGGTCCGGGATCCTTTCAGTCCGCTCCACCTTGGACCGTGAGACAATTCCTAGTTACACGCTGGTCGTAAAGGCTAGTGACGCGGGCTCACCTCAGCAGAGTATCACTGCGTCGATTCATGTTTCAGTACTCGACGTGAACGATAACGCACCGCGGTTTGAGAAAAGTTTGTTCAGCGGAGAAATCCGGGAAGATGCGTCTGTGCATTCCACCGTGCTACAG GTTAAAGTCGAGGACAAGGACGAAGGAAGCAATGGTGCGATCACGTTATCGCTCTCCGGGGAAGGCAGCGACAACTTCACAATCGACTCCACCGGTTTTGTCCTCTCAAAAACACCGCTGGACTACGAGACCACGGCCGCGTACCAGCTGACAGTGACCGCAAGGGATGGCGGGAGCCCTAGCAAGTCCGCTACTGCGCAAGTCAAGATAACAATCATCAATGTTAATGACAACGTTCCGAGCTTTGTATCGCCGGCCCAAGTGACAAGCATCCCGGAGGACGTAGCCATCAATACTCACGTGGTCAAGCTAAACGCAACCGACTCTGACGGAACACCGCTGACTTTTGATATCGTCGAGGGAAATGCGGGCTCGTCCTTCAAGATCGACCAGTCGTCCGGTTTGATCTCTGTTGCTAAGCGACTGGACAGGGAGACGACTGCTAATTATACGCTTGTTGTTAGGGCAACCGAGACAGGAAGTCAGGGGGAGTCTGTATATAATAACGCGACCATCCGCGTATTGGATGTTAACGACAACGCCCCTGTCTTCAACCCTGGTTCATATGCAAAGTCCTTACACGAGAATCTACCGATAG GACAAACCGTTGCCAAGGTTACCGCAACAGACCGTGACGAGGGTGAGAACGCGAAAGTGACGTATGAACTGAGCGTCGGCGACACCAGCAAGTTCGAGGTGAACCCCGCCACAGGGCTCGTCACCACCAAGCGACCGCTGGACCGGGAGGACCAAGCCTCTTATTCCCTACGCGTCACCGCTATGGATCACGGAAAACCAAGCCAATCCGCCGTCGCGGCGATCACACTCACCATCAATGATTTGAATGACAACTCGCCCCAGTTCTCCCAGAGCAAGTACACTCTAACGGTCACCGAAAACACAGCCAATGGGTCTAATATTCTACGGGTTCTTGCATCGGACCCTGACGCTGGTGCCAATGGGAGGGTGACGTATTCTATTATTAGTGGTAACCATGGCAACGCGTTCAGGATTGACAGTACCACAGGGCGGATAACAGTGGTGGGCGTGGTTGATAGAGAAGCATTAGCGTCTTATAATTTAACCATTAGCGCAAAAGACTCAGGGGTACCCCCATGGGTCTCTACCGCGTTTGTGGCTATCACAGTCGCTGAcgaaaacgacaactcgcccatCTTCGCCAGCAACGAGACTTCTTACGGCATCGACGAAGGCGTATCGATCGGATCACGCGTTGCGGTTGTTACTGCCACAGATAGAGACGAAGGGAGCAATGCGCAGGTCTTCTACAGCATAGTTCGGGGTGACACGAGCGCTTTTGCGATCAACGCGATGAATGGAGTTTTGACCGTAAAGAAAGAAATCAACCGAGAGACTGTGCCGACGTATACGCTTACCATACGTGCGTCTGACCGCGGCTCACCTATGATGACGTCAGACAAGGAATTAACCGTGGTTGTAAACGATGTAAATGACAACCCGCCTGTATTCAACAGTCAGTCGTACATCG GATCAGTCAGAGAAAACAGTGCCCAGTCCACCAGCGTCCTTACGGTTGCAGCAGACGATTCGGACGTGGGGGCGAATGCTGTACTGCGATACAGTATTATCAGCGGTAACGATGAAAAGCGGTTCAAGATCAATAGCACTTCCGGTGTTATCATGACGACCACGCCCCTTGACTTTGAGGAGAAGTCCCAGTATGGGTTGGAAGTCACCGCAACCGACTCGAAATACACGGCGAAGACAAATGTTACCATCCGAGTGATCAACCTCAACGACATAACGCCTGCATTCACTCAACAAAACTACACTGCGTCGGTGCGGGAGAATTCGCCGACATCAACCTCCGTCGTGAAGGTTTCGGCGAGTGATCGGGATTCGTTCGGAAGTCTCAGTTATTCGATTGTCGGTGGAAAAGATAGCGACAAGTTTAGTATTGATCAGCGCAGCGGGATCATCTCCACAGCTGACGTCCTTGACCGCGAATTGGTTTCTCTGTATGCCATTCAAGTGAGGGTCACCGACGCAGGGAATCCCCCTCTGAGCAACCTCACTTGGGTGACAATCAAAATCCTCGATGAAAACGACAACAGCCCGAAATTTGACAGCTCTAGTTACTCGTCATCGATTCTCGAGAATTCCGCACCTTCTTCGTTCAGCTTCAAACTCGCGGCGACAGATGCTGACGAGGGAACGAACGCGCGCATCACGTACAACCTGTCACGCAACGACGCGTTCATGATTGGCGCATCCTCTGGTGTTATCACTAACGTCAGAAAGCTAGACAGAGAGCAGGTATCTATCTACACCCTGTATGTGCAAGCCGTCGACCAGGGGAATCCCCGTCTTGCCTCCGAGTGGGTCCCAGTCCACATTCGTGTGCAGGACGAGAATGACAATGCGCCGCGGTTCGTGTCCAGCGGTAATTGTAACGTGAGTGAGAATGCAGTGGTAGGGGCCATCATTGCTGAGCTGCTTGCTGTGGATCCAGACCTTGGGACGGGCGGAGTTGTCAGCTATCGCATTCTTACACGCCAGACCGAGTTCACGATCGACAACACAACAG GCGTGATAACTTTAGCGCAACCGCTCGATCGCGAGAACAAGAGTACGTACGATCTGGCCATACAAGCGAGAGACCACGGCACTCCTCCCCAGGCCTCCTCCATCACCATCCGCGTCACCGTCATAGATATCAACGATCACCGACCGCTGATCAACAGCTCGAGCCTGCGAGGCTCCGTGAGGGAGAATCAACCAAAAGAGACCCACGTCATGCGCATACTAGCGTCAGACGCTGACACCGGACTGAATGCTGAACTCACGTTCTCCTTGCTTTCCAACGAACACAAAAGCGTGTTCACGCTTGACAACACCACGGGTGACATATCCACCAAGGTACCGCTGGACCGAGAGCAGCAGGCAGTTTACACGCTCAGGATCGGGGTCGCTGACAAAGGCAACCCAAGCTTGTCTTCGGTagctgacgtcatcattgaCGTCATAGACGAGGATGATAACTGCCCTCGTTTCCAACCTACCGAGTACAACGTGACGATTTCCGAGAGCTTGCCGAGGGGTGCTAGTATCGTGCAAGTGACGGCACGAGATATTGACGGAGATAAAGACACTTCTTACGCCATCAAGTCTATGACACCAAGTGGGGGCTTCACCATCGACTCGAAAACAG gtgtggtgatggtggcgaGTAGCGGCGTAGATCGCGAGATTGCTGATGTATTCAAGCTCGTCATCCGTGCTGGCAAGGAACACTGCGGAGCAACAAACGACACTGGAG GAGGCGAAGGTGGTCGTTTCCTTGGAGTCCAACAAGCCACTTACCCAGACTCCCTTGCGACCGTCACCATTCAAGTGACTGACGTAAACGACAATGCTCCGAGTTTCTCCCGAGACTCTTACGAATACGACTTCAACGACGTGACGACTGTGAACTTGCTTAGTGTGAGGGCTACGGATTTGGACGCCGGAGTCAATGGTGTCGTCAAGTTCAGATTGGCTGAGCAGACAGAG CTTGGCGGGAATCGTGTGGTTAAAGTTGAAGCGTACGACCAAGGCTCACCTAGCCTGTCCAGCCAAGTATCCGTCATCGTACAGACAAG TGTGTCTTGTGAAGCGATGGTCTTTTCCATCACGGAAGACGGAGCCATTTCTGCCAAGACCATTTGCAGTTTCGATGTCCCCCCGAGATCTGGGACAGTTGTTGCTGGCAATCCATGGACG CTCAAATGCTCCGCCAAAGGTAACACGAGCCCGCAGTACAGATGGATGCGGAATGGTCTGTACCTCAACAGCTTTTCCAATCAAAGCGATTACGTCATCGCGAAGGCCACCAGGGAAGACGCGGGAGTGTATGCGTGCCTCGCTACAAGCGAGGCAGGGCTTATCCAGTCATCGGCAGCTACCTTGATAGTTAATG TGAAACCGGAGATCACCCATCATCCTGAAGACTCGTCCGTCGAGCTAGGAGGCACAGCCACACTTGAGTGCCGCGCTTCTGGAGTACCTGAGCCGAGCTACCGCTGGTTCAAGAACAACGAGGTCATCCCGTCAGTAGGGGGCATCCAATCAGATCGACCCGTGCTTGTGCTGCGTGACGTCATAGCACAAGATGAGTCGCCCTACTATTGCCAGGCATCGAATGACGCGGGAACCGCCAAGTCCAACATTGCCACGCTCAAAGTATACG GTGGTGAGTCCTTAGTGGCGCTGGAAGTCTCTGTGTCCAACTCCAATCGCGCGAAAAAGTGCAACATCTTTGATATACAGGCATTCAAG GCTGCTCTCGTAAAGGCGATAGAAGCCAAAGTGACGATTGCCAACTACACTGCTGAGAGGAGGTGCGAGGCGAACCCGTGTAACTCCAACCCCTGTATGCATGGCGGCGTGTGCGAACTGCATTCGTCTGTACGATACACGTGCCTATGCCCTCAAGGCTGGTACGGCGACAACTGCCAGTTTAACCTGAATGAGTGCAAAGGAG ACCCGTGTTTTAACAACGGGACCTGTCAAGACCGCAATGGAACATATCAATGCACCTGCCGCCCAGGATCAACAGGAAAACAATGCGAGTTGACAGAAGGCGCCTGCGCAAAGAGCAACTGCACCGCTGACGAGCTGTGCGTGCTGTCAGAATCCAGTCTAACTGGTTATGAATGCAAGAACAATGATCACGTGATCAGTATGGCTCATGATAGGGATATCCACGGAGATCAGACGAAGATCTACGACTTTGAGCGCGAGATCCAGGGGATGATACAGTCCGCCCCTGATGTCAATAACGCG TCTTCAGTTACGGGTAGGTTCAGAAGAAGCGCCCGAAGAAACACCAACGACTACGGAGCATGCGTGGTACGAATCATCACGCCACTTCAGCCTGGGAACGTCCGCTTTGTCCTACTTTGCCCGATAGCCGTGGAACCGCAATCCACAAGGGCATGGGTCTGCGGTCTTCTTTTCAACGCGGGAAAAGCTCGCGCATGCGGGCAGAGTGAGAGCATGGCCACGCCCGTCCCTGCGACCACTCTGGCGCCTGTGGAGCCGACGAG